One Mycolicibacterium sp. ND9-15 genomic window, CGGCGGCCAGCTCGCCGTAGCGCAGCGGCGCGCTGCGGCCGTCGGCGTCCAGCGCGAACTCCACTTCGAGCACGATCGCGTCCCGTGCGTACTTGAGGACGCTGGTGCGGTAGCCGAACCGCAGCGCCTCCGGTGCGACCCAGCGATCCTCACCGGTGCGACGGTCCAGCAGCCGCACCCGCCGGATGGTCTCGGCCACCTCGGTGCCGTACGCGCCGACGTTCTGCACCGGTGTCGCACCGGCTGACCCCGGGATTCCGGACAGGCACTCCAGCGCGCCGAGCCCGTGGGCCAGCGATGTGACCACGACGTCGTCCCACACCGCACCCGCCTCGGCGCGCAGCAGGTTGCCGTCGACGGTGATCTCGGTGTTGGCGAGGTGGATGACGGAGAGGTCTTTCAGCTCGTCGGACAGCACGACGTTCGAGCCGCCGGCCAGCACCAGCGAGTCGTCACCGGGGCCGAGGTCGCGGACCACGTCGATGACCTTCTGCGTGGTGTCGCATGTGATCAGCCGCCGCGCAACGGGTCCGATCCGCAGCGTCGTCAGCGGCGCAAGCGGCACGTGCTCCTCGACCGAGGCGCCCCCTGGTTGCGAACTGACCACGGCCGGTAACGGTAGCCTGACCAGCTATGCCGCGCTCATTCGACATGGCCGCCGAGTACGGGGGCACCGTCGAGCAGGTTCACCGGGCGTTTGGCGACGAACGCTACTGGCTCGCGCGGCTCACGGATTCCGGGGCCGACGACTACTCGCTGGACTCGATGGTCGTCGACGAGCACGGCGGCATCGACGTCGTCACGACCCAGACGTTGCGGACCGACCGGTTGCCCGGACTGGTCACCCAGTTCCACCGCGGCAACCTGAGCTTCGTGCGCGAGGAGACGTGGACTCCGGTCCGCGACGGGAAGGCCGTCGCGACGGTCAAGGGGTCGATCCCGGGCGCTCCCGCCGGCCTGACGGGCACCGCGGTGCTGGCGCCCGCCGATTCCGGTGCGCGACTGGAGTTCACCATCGAGGTCGAGGTACGGGTCCCGCTGGTGGGCGGCAAGATCGAGAACTTCATCGGGGGGCAACTCGTCGATCTGCTGATCGCCGAGCAGCGCTTCACGACCGTGTGGATCGCCGAAAACGCCTGATACGTCAGGACGTTAGTGGCGCGTGTGTGTGGACGGTACGGCGTGGGGCCCCGGCAGCCGAGCCGCCGAGCCCTACACTCGGGCCATGAGCGGGCCCATCGGTCAGCTGACCCGGGGCACCACCGGTCACAACCGGCTGCGGCGCTGCGACCGCTGGCTGGTGCACACGCCACGGGTGCGCACGGCGCTGCTGTCCGCAGAAGACCCGCTCGTCGTCGACCTCGGCTACGGTGCGCTGCCCGTGACGACGCTGGAGCTCGCGGCCCGATTGAGGGTGGTGCGCAACGATATTCGCGTCGTGGGACTGGAGATCGACCCGGAGCGCGTGCAGACCGCGAAGGTCGCCGGCACCGCCGCGGTCCGATTCGGTCTCGGCGGTTTCGAGCTGGCCGGTATGCGACCCGTGCTGGTGCGGGCCTTCAACGTATTGCGGCAGTACCCGGTCGAAGCCGTCCGGGATGCGTGGTCGACGATGCAACGGCAACTCGCGCCCGGTGGGCTCATCGTCGACGGCACCTGCGACGAGATCGGCCGGCGATGTTGCTGGATCCTGCTGGTCGCCGACGGACCGGTGAGCCTGACGCTGGCCTGTGACCCGTTCGCGATCGAGCGGCCCTCCGACCTCGCGGAACGGTTGCCGAAGGCGCTGATTCACCACAACGTCGACGGCCAGCCGATCCACACGTTGTTGACCGCCGCCGACCGGGCGTGGGCCAGCGTCGCCGGCCACGGGGTCTTCGGCCCGCGGGTGCGGTGGCGCGCGATGCTGGATATGTTGCGCGACAGCGGTTTTCCCGTTGCACCCGCGCGCCGCCGGATGCGCGACGGGATACTGACGGTGCCGTGGTCGACTGTCGCGCCGACGGGTCGGGCGCGGCCAACGTAACCTGGGCCGTATGCGGATTGCCCTCGCGCAGATCCTCAGCGGCTCGGAGCCGGCGGCGAACCTCGCGCTGGTCGAGGACTACACCCACCGTGCTGCCGACGCGGGCGCGCGGATGGTGCTGTTCCCGGAGGCGACGATGTGCCGGTTCGGGGTACCGCTCGACCCGGTCGCCGAACCCCTGGACGGACCGTGGGCGTCGCGGGTGCGGGCGATCGCCGATCGCGCGGGCATAGTCGTCGTCGCCGGCATGTTCGTACCCACCGGTGACGGACGAGTGTTCAACACGCTGATCGCAACCGGCTCGGGAGTCGACGCGCACTACGAGAAGATCCACCTCTACGACGCATTCGGCTTCCAGGAGTCCAAAACCGTCGCACCCGGGCGTGAACCCGTGGTGATCGACGTCGACGGCGTGGGGGTCGGCCTGACGCTGTGTTACGACGTCCGCTTTCCCGAGCTGTACGTCGAGCTGGCCGAGCGCGGTGCGCAACTGATCACCGTGCACGCGTCGTGGGGCAGCGGCCCGGGCAAGCTCGACCAGTGGACGCTGCTGGCGCGGGCGCGGGCCATCGACACAACCGGCTACGTCGCGGCGGTCGACCAGGGCCGTCCGGGCGCCGATATCGCGGCCGTCGGCCCCACCGGTGTGGGGGGCAGCCTGGTCGCTTCACCGACCGGCGAGGTGGTGTGCTCCGCGGGCGCCGACCCGCAGTTGCTCGTGACCGACATCGACCTGGACAACGCTCACAGGGTCCGCGAGACGATCGCGGTGTTGAGCAACCGCGCGGACTTCGCCCGCCGCGGTAAGGCAGAATCGCGGTCGTGACCGACCCGTGGGCTCGCCCGAACCAACCGTCGACGCCGCAGGGCCAGGTTGCCCCGACGCAGCAGGCGCCACCGCCGCAGGGACCGCAGGAGCCACCGTCGTCCGCATCGAAGATCAAAGATTTCTTCCGCGATCCGCTGTCGATCGTGCTCGTGGTCGTCATCGTGGTCGCCCTGGTGCTGGCCGGCGTACTGGCCGGTGAGCTCTACGCGCGCAAGCGGGCGAACGACGTCGTCGCCCGCGTCACGTCGTGCGTCGTAGAGGACGAGGTGAGCGCTTCGTTCGGAGTCATGCCGCCGTTCCTGATTCAGCACATGTCCGGGCATTACACGAACATCCACATCGAGACCGCCGGCAATCAGATCCGCGACGCCAAGGACATGAAGGTCGAGTTGTCGATCCAGGACGTCCGCCTCGAGGACACGGCCACTTCGGGCGGCTCGGTCGGCTCCCTGGTCGCGGACATCAGCTGGTCGTCGGAGGGTATTCGGCAGACCATCTCCGATTCGATCCCGCTCATCGGCGCGTTCGTCACCGGCGTCACGACCAACCCCTCCGACGGCACGATCGAGTTGGAGGGCGCGCTGGGCTCCATCAAAGCCAGACCCACGGTGGCCGACGGCGGGATCTCGCTACAGGTGATCGAGCTGACCGGGCTCGGCTTCACGTTGCCGCGCGAAGCCGTGCAACCGGCGTTGGACGCGTTCACCTCGGAGCTGACGACGAACTACCCGATGGGCATCAAGGCGGATTCGGTCGACGTCACCGATGACGGGGTGGTGAGCCGGTTCTCGACAAGCAACGCCGAAATACCGAAGGGCCAGCAGGATCCGTGCTTCACGGCCTTGTGACCGTCAGTCGGTGACGCCGCCCCAGCGGAAGCTGTTGACGTACCTACCCATATCCATCGCCAGCTGCAGATTCGCGCCCGATGGATGGCCGGTGCCGAAGCCGCGGGTGAACTGGCGGTACGGCCCGATCGCCGACGCCACCAGCGCGTAGTCGTTCTTGACCGCAACCATCACGATCAGCCGTATCCGGGTGTAGCGGCCGTTGGCGTCCTGCGGATAGTCGTCGGCGACGACGCCGTAGCCGAGCTCATAGCCGACCATTGCGTTCGGAATCTCGTATTCCGTTGCCGCATCCGGGTAGTACTCGTCGATCAGATCCTCGGCGATCTGCTTGGGCGTCCGGCCGTCGGCGGTCAGCCCGAACAACTCCATGGTGCCGGTATCCCCGCCGGTGAAGTTCAACTCGACGCCATCGGGGTTCAACGTGGCCTCGTACGCGCTGCCCGGACCGGGGTACTGGACGGAGAACGCTCCGTCGTGCGCATAGAACCGCGGGTTCGATTCGATGGGCTCACCGATCGGTGGCCGCCCGCAGTCCGGTGGGCACACGATCTTGGCAAGATGCGGAGTGGTGAGCACTGCCGCGACCACACCGGCGCCGGCCGCGACCGCGCCCCCGGCAGCGAGCGTGGCCAGTACGCGCATCGGACCGACCCGGCCGTCGCGGTCGGTTCGCGCAGGATCCGGCGTCGCGGCGCGTTGTCCGATGCGCAGGGCGGCCAACGCGATCAGCGCGATCACGGCGTGCACGGCCAGGTGCAGGCCTTGTGCAACCGGGGCGTACTCCGTAACACCCACGAGCGCGTAAAGAACCAGTGTCACAGCCACACTCGCGACGATCGCCCGCCACCGGCCCGCCCACAGCGTGGCTCCGACCAGCCCGCCGAGGGCCACGGCCGTCAAGGGCAGTGTCAAGCCTTGAATTCCGGCCTGCACCAGAAGTACGCCCACCCAGGGGCCTTCGGTCTTGACGCCCGTCGCGAACTGCGGGACCAATCGGACCAGGGTCGCCCCGGACGTGAAGACGACAGCGCTCAGCGCACCGACCGCGTAGCCGTCCAGCGGCGCACGGCTCACCGGAGGCACGAGCCGCAACGCCGCCGGTGGGAGCAGCATCAGAACCGCACTGGCGACGGGTATCCCGACGGCCATCAGCAGCCTCTCGACATCAAACCCGGCACCGCGCAGCGCCACGTCGTGAGATGCGGCGACCACCGGGCCCGTCGCCAACGCCCAGCCGATGCCGAGTACCGCGGACAGCGCAGCGGTCGACGCGAGTCGCCGCGTCGGCACATCGCGCTGGATGCCCGCCACACGGAGATAGCCGACGAACACCAGCGCCACACCGACCACCGCGACGGCGATCAGCGGCGCCTGCCAGCGCAACACCGCGAAGCAGACCAGCAGCAGCGCGAGCACCGCGAGTGCCCATCCGAACGACACCCGGGAACGAGACGCCAGATGGGGAAACAACGTGCTGGTCAAGGGATTTCGCCACCCGACCGGGCGGTGCGGTGACACCTCAGTCAACGGGGCGTCTTCTGCAGGTCGAGAAGGTTCCGGGCGAGGTTGTAGGTGTTCGGGGTCCCGAGGCCCGTCACCAGGTCATAACCCGGCAACGCCAGGTCCACGGCGTTCCCGCCTTTGCGCACATCCCGGAACCCGGGCAGGTTCGACCCCGCAGCCACCTGGTACAGCAAGGGGTTGAGATTTCCCAGCGGCCGCCCGCCGTTGGCCACCAGATACTGGTTCATCAGCACGGTCAGCGCCGCCCAGATCGGGGCCGATTGCGATGTGCCCCCGCCCATCATCTCGCGCTGACCCAAGATGAACCGCACCCCGGTGAACGGGTCGGCGACCGCGGAGACGTCGGGAGCCAGGCGCCGGCGCCCGGTATCCCGCGCGATCTCCAACCGGTCCTGCCAAGCCGGCCGGGCGAACAACTTCGACACTCCGCCGCTGCTGCCTTGAGACAGCGGCGAATCCACCCACGCGCGTTCGGCGAGCCACTGCCCGCGGGTACCCGTCGACAGCGTCGTGCCGCCGACGGACGTCATCGCGGGAAGCGAGGCGACCGCGTCGAGGCCGATGTCATCCGGTCCGGGCGGTGCCGACCACCGGTCGCCGCCTTTGCATTCCAGCCCGGCGGTGTCGCCGCTGGCGTCGAACGCCGAGGTACCGCGCCGCTGCGCGGACGCCAGCGCCGCCGCCACGGGCGCCAGATCGGTTGCGCTGACGAACGCCTCGCAGCCCCATCCGATCGACAGGCTCCACACCGCCCCCGGGTAGTCGCGGTCGACCTGCTCGAACAGGTTGCCGATCTTCTCGTATGCGCCATCGCCTTCCACGGTCGGTCTGGCGTTGACCACCACAAGCCGCGCATCGGGCGCAATCGCGTGCGCCACTTGCAGATCCATCGCGGTCTCACCATGCATCTCGGAGGGCTTGCCCCCGACTATCTCGGGGGTGAATCTCGGCAGCCCGGAGGTGTCTGCGAACAGGTCGAGATCGTCTTGTTCGACGCTGTCGAAGGTGAAGATCACGATCGTCGCGCCGTCGCCGGTGAACCCGGCATCGGCGAGCGGTGTCGCGTTGTACACCTCGAGCAACCCCGCCGGAGTCAGACCACCCTTGGGTACGTCCAGAGGAAGGAAGTCAGGTGTCTTGGTGCGGTACGGCGTGTAGCTCATGATGCGGCCGACCGCGGTGACGGTGTCGCGCAGGTCCGGCGGGATCGACGGTTGTTGCGGCGATGCGTAGAACTCATCGCCTTTCGGGGACCGGAAATCGCGCACCGGCACCGCGAACGCCTGCCCGACGTCCGCCGCGGCGCCCTCGACGATCGCCCATCCGTCGCCGGGCCGCCAGCGCACCCATAGGTTGCGAGCGTCGGCCCAGCCCATCAAGGCGTCGGGTCTGTCCGAACCGTCGAGCGCGACGGTGAGCTGGGCGTCGCCGGACCGGGACGGACCCAGATCGGTGGAGCGGGCGAGCAGGGCCGCGTACGGACCGGTGATCACGGCCGGGGCGCGCGTCGCACACGCGCCCGACGCGGCGATCAGCAGCGCGGCGGTGAGGAGGGCCGGAACCCGGCGCTTATTAACCCTGGCCCCGGGGGCCGCGATGCCGACCAGGCGTCGGACCTTCGGCTGGCGGTGCATTGACAGTGGGCGAGAACGGGTTCGGATCATCGGGATTGATGCGCGGCGCCTTCTCCGTCGGCGTCGCGGGGGGCGGTGTGGTCGTGGTGGTGGTCGTGGTGGTTTCTGGGGCCTCTTCCCCTTCGGTGGTGCACCCGGCGGTGACGGCAACCATCGCCAACACCGCGGTCACGCCCACCCCCGCCAGAACTCGACGAGGCAAACTGGGGTGAGTGATCATGATCGAATCCTATCTGCGGTTTCACGTGCGCAGAAGGCGATCAGCCAACTCGACGCGTGGTGTTCCTGATCGTACAGCAAATTTCTGCATCGAGCGTAAATCAATGTCGGCGGTCGCTTCCGGCCAAGCCTTCCAGCACCGCTCTCGTCCCCGACAGGCCCAGTCGGCTGGCCCCGGCGTTCAGCATCGCGATCGCGTCGGCGGCGGTCCGAATGCCGCCACTGGCCTTGACCTGCGGCCCTACCGTCGCCATCAGTTCAACGGCACGCACGGACGCGCCGCCGGCGGGATGGAAACCCGTTGAGGTCTTGACGAAGTCCGCACCCGCATCGGCCGCGGCCCGGCACGTCGTCAGCAACGTCTGCTCATCACCGAGCAGCAGTAGCGCGGCGGACTCGACTATCACTTTCAGCGTCGTGGGCACTCCGACCGCGGTCCGCACCGCAGCGACATCGGCGCGTAGCGCATCGAAGTCACCGTGCAGCGCGGCGCCCACGTCGATCACCATGTCGATCTCGCCTGCGCCGTCCTCGACCGCAAGGCGCGCCTCCTGGGCCTTGATCACCGACAGGTGTTTGCCGGACGGGAATCCGACGACCGCGCAGACCACCTGCGTCGGCGAACCCGACCGCTTGGCGATCGACGTCATCGACGGCGACACGCAGACGGCGTACACCCCGAGCGACGCGGCTTCCTCGGCGAGCGCGACGACGTCGGCCTCGGTCGCTTCGGGTTTGAGCAGCGTGTGATCGACCAGCGCCGCGACCTCATCGCGGCGATAGGTGTGGGCCATCAGAACGGTTCTTCGGTGCCGCCTGGGTTGCAGCCGGTCTGCACCATCCGCTCGTAGGAGACCTCCGGCCGCCACGGCTCGAGGTTCCAGCTGGTCTTGCCGGGCTTGTTGAGTTCGGCGAATTCCCAGTGGCAGATGAACTGCGGCTTCATCCCGGGGATGTCCGCGTCGGGCGAAAGCGTCAACACCTCCGCCCAGGCCGCCTCGCCCTGCACGGCGGTGGCCAGACCGGAGGCCAGGCGGCCGGCCGGGGTCGGATACACGCGAAGAGTGGACAGGTCACCCCACTTCGCCCACTCGACGTGGTCGACGAACGGTGGGGCGGGTTGCAGCGGGTTGGCCGATGCCGCGGGGACCGTCGGCGCGAGGAGTCCGGTCGCGGACCCGATTGCGAGCAGAGCGACCCCGAGGACGGGGCGCACTACCGCGACTTTCCCTGGACCTCGAGGAGTTTGGGGCGCACGTCGACCAGGTAGACACCGGCGGCGACCGCGGCGATGGCGGTGCCCAATACGGATCCGAGCACGAGCACCAGCAACCCGGCGACGCCGAGGATCACCAGCCAGACCGGCTTGGTCAGTTTGTCGGCGGCCGGATAGGCGTCCGGCCGTTGCATCGCCGCGTGGACGAACGCATACACCGTCGTCGCGAGGACGGCGATCTGCAAGAAAAAGAGGACGTAACCCACCAAGCCTTGGAGCTGCACGCTTCAAGACTAAGCGGGTTACGTCCCCTTGGTCGACTTTGGGCCCTCAGACCCGCCGCCGAAGTGCTACTTCTGGGTCACCTTCTTGGCCGGGGCCTTCTTCGCCGGGGCCTTTTTGGCCGGGGCCTTTTTGGCCGGGGCCTTCTTGGCCGCGCTCTTCACCGGCGCAGCACCCTTCTCGGCCTTCTTCGGCAGCTCGACGCCGACCAGCTTGGCGGCGCGCTCACCCACCGCGCGCGTCTGCGCGGCCACGTTGCCCAGGGCCTCCTGGGTCAGCTCGACGGCCTGGTCGGTGTAACCCTCGACGCGGCCGGCGGCCTCACTGAAGCCGGGCTGGCTGCGCAGCCGCTCGAGAGCGGCCTCGCCGCGCTCGATGAGCTTGTTGTAGGTGTTCTGCGCGGCCTCGGCGTAGGTCTCGGCGACTTTGCGCAGCTCGTCAGAACTCAGCCGCTCACGCAGCTCACCGAACTGCGACGGCAAGTCCTCCTGCAACTTGTCGATGCGCGCACGGGTCTCCTCGACACGGCTGCGCGAGTCGCTGCGGGCGTCGTCGGCGCGCTCACGCAGCGTCGCGACGATCTCGTTGACCCGCTCCAGAGCGAGATCGGCAGCGCCGACGGCGGCGAGCAGCGGCGCCTTAAGGTCGTCAACGTTGGGCTGGTTCTTGGCTGGGGTGTTCTTGGCCATGGTGTTCCTTTCTGGAGGATTTCTTCGATTGGCGTTTCGTATCAGAAGGTGTGGTCTCTATTCAGTCGCCGACTCCTCTTCTGTTTCGCTGCCTGTCACTTCGGCCTCGTTCTGCTGGCGGAACGACGTGTAGATATCGAGCAGCACCTGCTTCTGCCGCTCACTGATCACGGTGTCGTTGACGATGGCGTCGCGGACCTCGCTCGTCTCGCTGGGCTCGAGAATCCCGGCCCTCACGTAGAGCACTTCCGCGGACACCCGCAACGCCTTGGCGATCTGGTTGAGCACGTCGGCGGAGGGTTTGCGCAATCCCCGCTCGATCTGGCTGAGGTAGGGATTGCTGACGCCGGCCTTCTCGGCCAACTGTCGTACGGATACCTGAGCGGCCTCGCGTTGCGCGCGGATGAACGTGCCGATGTCCTGCGCGGCGGTCTGTGCAGCGTTGGACACGACGACGGCAAGGTTGTCATCTTGCGACATACACGCCCCCTCGTGCATCGGGTATCCAATAAGCGACACCATTTACCGTACGACCGGGTGCTAACTTTTGCAAGCATTGGTTAGCGCAGGTCAGAAGAGTAGTTGGGCTATCGAATAGATCACGAGGCCCGCCAGCGCGCCCACCACGGTGCCATTGATCCTGATGAATTGCAGGTCACGTCCGACATGGAGTTCGATGCGGCGGCTGGCCTCGTCGGCGTCCCACCGTTCGATGGTCTCGGTGATGATCGCGGTGATCTCGACGCCGTACTCGGCGACCAGGTGCTGGGCTGCCCGAATGATCCAGTCGTCCACCTTGTCGCGCAGATCGGCGTCATCGCGCAGCGACTCCCCGACGACCATCACCGAGTCCGCGATCCGGGTGCGCAGAGCCGACGACGGGTCGTCGACGGACTCGAACAAGATGCGCTTGGCCGCCGTCCACGCGGTCTCGGCCGCCCGGGTGACCTCGTCGCGGGCCATGATCTGGTCCTTGACGTTCTCGGCGCGCTGGATGGTGGCCTCGTCGTGCTGAAGGTCGTCGGCGAACTCGAACAGAAACCGGGTCGCCGACCGTCGCAGTTCGTGGTCCGGGTTTCGCCGGACCTTGTCGGTGAAGTCCATCAGTTCGCGGTGGATGCGATCGCCGACGAGATGGTCCATCCAGCGCGGTGACCAGTTGGGCGAATCGCGTTCGATCACCCGTTCTATGACGGGTCCGGCATTGAGCGACCACTGGAACGCCCGGTCGGCAAGCAGTTGCAGCAGCGCTTCTTGGCGGTGCTCGGCCAGCAGCGTGGCCAGCACCCGGCCCACCGGCGGACCCCACTGCGGTTCGGCGACGCGTTTGACGATCATGCGGTCGAGCACCTGCTGTACATCCTCGTCGCGCAGCATCTCCACCAAAACCCGTAGCA contains:
- a CDS encoding UDP-N-acetylmuramate dehydrogenase produces the protein MVSSQPGGASVEEHVPLAPLTTLRIGPVARRLITCDTTQKVIDVVRDLGPGDDSLVLAGGSNVVLSDELKDLSVIHLANTEITVDGNLLRAEAGAVWDDVVVTSLAHGLGALECLSGIPGSAGATPVQNVGAYGTEVAETIRRVRLLDRRTGEDRWVAPEALRFGYRTSVLKYARDAIVLEVEFALDADGRSAPLRYGELAAALGAEPGSRADPLAVREAVLALRSSKGMVLDADDHDTWSVGSFFTNPVVTAAEFDRVRGSADGPVPNYPAPGGVKLAAGWLVERAGFGKGYPGDGVAVRLSTKHALALTNRGGATTADVIALARTVRDGVRTRFGIELTAEPVLIGCSL
- a CDS encoding DUF2505 domain-containing protein — protein: MPRSFDMAAEYGGTVEQVHRAFGDERYWLARLTDSGADDYSLDSMVVDEHGGIDVVTTQTLRTDRLPGLVTQFHRGNLSFVREETWTPVRDGKAVATVKGSIPGAPAGLTGTAVLAPADSGARLEFTIEVEVRVPLVGGKIENFIGGQLVDLLIAEQRFTTVWIAENA
- a CDS encoding class I SAM-dependent methyltransferase, giving the protein MSGPIGQLTRGTTGHNRLRRCDRWLVHTPRVRTALLSAEDPLVVDLGYGALPVTTLELAARLRVVRNDIRVVGLEIDPERVQTAKVAGTAAVRFGLGGFELAGMRPVLVRAFNVLRQYPVEAVRDAWSTMQRQLAPGGLIVDGTCDEIGRRCCWILLVADGPVSLTLACDPFAIERPSDLAERLPKALIHHNVDGQPIHTLLTAADRAWASVAGHGVFGPRVRWRAMLDMLRDSGFPVAPARRRMRDGILTVPWSTVAPTGRARPT
- a CDS encoding carbon-nitrogen hydrolase family protein; protein product: MRIALAQILSGSEPAANLALVEDYTHRAADAGARMVLFPEATMCRFGVPLDPVAEPLDGPWASRVRAIADRAGIVVVAGMFVPTGDGRVFNTLIATGSGVDAHYEKIHLYDAFGFQESKTVAPGREPVVIDVDGVGVGLTLCYDVRFPELYVELAERGAQLITVHASWGSGPGKLDQWTLLARARAIDTTGYVAAVDQGRPGADIAAVGPTGVGGSLVASPTGEVVCSAGADPQLLVTDIDLDNAHRVRETIAVLSNRADFARRGKAESRS
- a CDS encoding LmeA family phospholipid-binding protein, with amino-acid sequence MTDPWARPNQPSTPQGQVAPTQQAPPPQGPQEPPSSASKIKDFFRDPLSIVLVVVIVVALVLAGVLAGELYARKRANDVVARVTSCVVEDEVSASFGVMPPFLIQHMSGHYTNIHIETAGNQIRDAKDMKVELSIQDVRLEDTATSGGSVGSLVADISWSSEGIRQTISDSIPLIGAFVTGVTTNPSDGTIELEGALGSIKARPTVADGGISLQVIELTGLGFTLPREAVQPALDAFTSELTTNYPMGIKADSVDVTDDGVVSRFSTSNAEIPKGQQDPCFTAL
- a CDS encoding zinc ribbon domain-containing protein — protein: MSFGWALAVLALLLVCFAVLRWQAPLIAVAVVGVALVFVGYLRVAGIQRDVPTRRLASTAALSAVLGIGWALATGPVVAASHDVALRGAGFDVERLLMAVGIPVASAVLMLLPPAALRLVPPVSRAPLDGYAVGALSAVVFTSGATLVRLVPQFATGVKTEGPWVGVLLVQAGIQGLTLPLTAVALGGLVGATLWAGRWRAIVASVAVTLVLYALVGVTEYAPVAQGLHLAVHAVIALIALAALRIGQRAATPDPARTDRDGRVGPMRVLATLAAGGAVAAGAGVVAAVLTTPHLAKIVCPPDCGRPPIGEPIESNPRFYAHDGAFSVQYPGPGSAYEATLNPDGVELNFTGGDTGTMELFGLTADGRTPKQIAEDLIDEYYPDAATEYEIPNAMVGYELGYGVVADDYPQDANGRYTRIRLIVMVAVKNDYALVASAIGPYRQFTRGFGTGHPSGANLQLAMDMGRYVNSFRWGGVTD
- a CDS encoding S53 family peptidase; translation: MHRQPKVRRLVGIAAPGARVNKRRVPALLTAALLIAASGACATRAPAVITGPYAALLARSTDLGPSRSGDAQLTVALDGSDRPDALMGWADARNLWVRWRPGDGWAIVEGAAADVGQAFAVPVRDFRSPKGDEFYASPQQPSIPPDLRDTVTAVGRIMSYTPYRTKTPDFLPLDVPKGGLTPAGLLEVYNATPLADAGFTGDGATIVIFTFDSVEQDDLDLFADTSGLPRFTPEIVGGKPSEMHGETAMDLQVAHAIAPDARLVVVNARPTVEGDGAYEKIGNLFEQVDRDYPGAVWSLSIGWGCEAFVSATDLAPVAAALASAQRRGTSAFDASGDTAGLECKGGDRWSAPPGPDDIGLDAVASLPAMTSVGGTTLSTGTRGQWLAERAWVDSPLSQGSSGGVSKLFARPAWQDRLEIARDTGRRRLAPDVSAVADPFTGVRFILGQREMMGGGTSQSAPIWAALTVLMNQYLVANGGRPLGNLNPLLYQVAAGSNLPGFRDVRKGGNAVDLALPGYDLVTGLGTPNTYNLARNLLDLQKTPR
- the deoC gene encoding deoxyribose-phosphate aldolase; its protein translation is MAHTYRRDEVAALVDHTLLKPEATEADVVALAEEAASLGVYAVCVSPSMTSIAKRSGSPTQVVCAVVGFPSGKHLSVIKAQEARLAVEDGAGEIDMVIDVGAALHGDFDALRADVAAVRTAVGVPTTLKVIVESAALLLLGDEQTLLTTCRAAADAGADFVKTSTGFHPAGGASVRAVELMATVGPQVKASGGIRTAADAIAMLNAGASRLGLSGTRAVLEGLAGSDRRH
- a CDS encoding DUF2599 domain-containing protein, which encodes MRPVLGVALLAIGSATGLLAPTVPAASANPLQPAPPFVDHVEWAKWGDLSTLRVYPTPAGRLASGLATAVQGEAAWAEVLTLSPDADIPGMKPQFICHWEFAELNKPGKTSWNLEPWRPEVSYERMVQTGCNPGGTEEPF
- a CDS encoding DUF2516 family protein, with protein sequence MQLQGLVGYVLFFLQIAVLATTVYAFVHAAMQRPDAYPAADKLTKPVWLVILGVAGLLVLVLGSVLGTAIAAVAAGVYLVDVRPKLLEVQGKSR
- a CDS encoding heparin-binding hemagglutinin yields the protein MAKNTPAKNQPNVDDLKAPLLAAVGAADLALERVNEIVATLRERADDARSDSRSRVEETRARIDKLQEDLPSQFGELRERLSSDELRKVAETYAEAAQNTYNKLIERGEAALERLRSQPGFSEAAGRVEGYTDQAVELTQEALGNVAAQTRAVGERAAKLVGVELPKKAEKGAAPVKSAAKKAPAKKAPAKKAPAKKAPAKKVTQK
- a CDS encoding helix-turn-helix domain-containing protein, whose amino-acid sequence is MSQDDNLAVVVSNAAQTAAQDIGTFIRAQREAAQVSVRQLAEKAGVSNPYLSQIERGLRKPSADVLNQIAKALRVSAEVLYVRAGILEPSETSEVRDAIVNDTVISERQKQVLLDIYTSFRQQNEAEVTGSETEEESATE
- a CDS encoding DUF445 domain-containing protein, which produces MVRRLDTAGCRTGPPPVVADDGRVAHRPSAGRRAAVTAPTPRTSFAEALAGADSVADAERRRALRRMKVVALSFLLGATVVFLLCTWAQSHGAPGWVGYVRAAAEAGMVGALADWFAVTALFKHPLGIPIPHTAIIKRKKDQLGEGLGTFVRENFLSADVVSTKLRNAEVAGRLGKWLSERAHAERVAAETATVLRVLVEMLRDEDVQQVLDRMIVKRVAEPQWGPPVGRVLATLLAEHRQEALLQLLADRAFQWSLNAGPVIERVIERDSPNWSPRWMDHLVGDRIHRELMDFTDKVRRNPDHELRRSATRFLFEFADDLQHDEATIQRAENVKDQIMARDEVTRAAETAWTAAKRILFESVDDPSSALRTRIADSVMVVGESLRDDADLRDKVDDWIIRAAQHLVAEYGVEITAIITETIERWDADEASRRIELHVGRDLQFIRINGTVVGALAGLVIYSIAQLLF